One stretch of Malus domestica chromosome 14, GDT2T_hap1 DNA includes these proteins:
- the LOC103455709 gene encoding uncharacterized protein, which yields MGCLVSTPKDTLGNRRRPANIGEVSVYVPGLRIPKPVDFSQSLGDHLSKSLVERLSALRTRIVVMAAQEGPTITRTRRRAATQHGGSTLADLQQALEDYLPVLLGLMKDGSQLHHKVQFLWVNHEDDAEETAMSNAWYEVLSILHLMAMLSLSQANLLLLPRTSGDGYQPKVTEESRRASIDIFLKAAGYLDCAVRHVLPQLPTELKRNLPIDLAEGVLRALCLQALGQGVDIQLGMAIDSTKATLAVKRRLACEMVKYWQQAQDNIMNLPLLNGWGEKHRLFVKWKYVEAKAAAYYYHGLILDEGNTEKFHGMAVAALQAADEYFKESKKACEAFNAAPPLSRNPPLWGTMKYLSEKIPKDASSKVRINRDLYSHEKIMETAPTLPDFALALKPDEFQLPPVDPSWNMEHMNKGSNQLRNDRI from the exons ATGGGATGCCTGGTCTCAACACCGAAAGATACACTAGGAAATAGGAGGAGGCCGGCAAACATTGGGGAAGTTTCTGTCTATGTTCCTGGTTTGCGAATCCCTAAACCTGTTGATTTCTCTCAGTCACTTGGTGATCACTTGTCCAAAAGTTTAGTGGAACGCCTATCTGCTTTAAGGACTCGCATAGTTGTAATGGCTGCCCAAGAAGGTCCAACAATTACCAGAACGAGGAGAAGAGCTGCTACTCAACATG GTGGTTCAACATTGGCCGATCTTCAGCAGGCTCTCGAGGATTATTTGCCTGTCCTTTTGGGATTAATGAAAGATG GAAGCCAGCTACACCACAAGGTTCAATTTTTGTGGGTAAATCATGAGGATGATGCAGAG GAAACAGCTATGTCTAATGCATGGTACGAGGTGCTGTCGATTTTGCACTTAATGGCAATGCTATCATTATCACAAGCTAACTTGTTACTTCTTCCAAGAACATCTGGTGATGGTTATCAGCCAAAAGTAACAGAAG AGAGTAGGCGAGCTTCCATTGATATTTTCCTGAAGGCAGCAGGATACCTTGATTGTGCCGTCCGACATGTTCTTCCACAGTTGCCTACTGAGCTCAA GAGAAACCTGCCAATTGACTTAGCAGAAGGAGTTCTTCGAGCGCTTTGCCTACAAGCATTAGGACAG GGtgttgatattcaacttggaATGGCAATAGATAGCACAAAAGCTACACTTGCAGTGAAGCGAAGGCTTGCATGTGAAATGGTGAAGTATTGGCAACAG GCTCAAGATAACATTATGAACCTTCCATTATTAAATGGTTGGGGTGAAAAGCATCGGCTCTTTGTGAAGTGGAAATATGTTGAGGCAAAG GCTGCTGCATATTACTATCATGGTTTGATCCTTGATGAGGGTAACACAGAAAAATTTCATGGGATGGCTGTAGCTGCTTTGCAAGCAGCAGATGAGTATTTCAAAGAAAGTAAGAAGGCATGCGAAGCATTTAATGCTGCTCCCCCTTTGTCGAG AAATCCACCGCTCTGGGGAACCATGAAGTATCTATCTGAGAAAATTCCAAAAGATGCTTCAAGCAAAGTGCGGATAAACCGTGATCTGTACTCACACGAGAA AATCATGGAGACAGCACCAACATTGCCCGATTTTGCATTGGCCTTGAAACCGGATGAATTCCAACTTCCTCCAGTAGACCCCTCTTGGAACATGGAGCACATGAATAAGGGCTCCAACCAGCTCAGGAATGACAGAATATAA
- the LOC103455711 gene encoding uncharacterized protein isoform X1 encodes MLSCGRLCLSIPVSTSFVSPPSSQILNSSIPFHSDSVNSALQRRRRRVRGLLFVFSGEAMAVEEDSVEQVLAARQERLRALKAAQELLNTPDEDSAQAHDNTNENNAISDEANANMKFRNYVPHDKQLQGGKLVPPVLPKFEDPVAAVPPLSEKKEDPFVNIAPKKPNWELRRDVQKRLDKLEKRTQKAMLKLMAGEQEKQKQLDRDGGNGGED; translated from the exons ATGCTGTCCTGTGGTCGGCTGTGTCTTTCTATTCCAGTCTCCACCTCTTTTgtttctcctccttcctctcaaattctcaattcttCCATTCCATTCCACAGTGACAGTGTTAACAGTGCATTGCAGCGCCGCAGACGACGAGTCCGGGGCCttctcttcgtcttctccg GTGAAGCAATGGCCGTTGAAGAGGACTCCGTTGAACAAGTACTTGCAGCGCGTCAAGAGAGGCTAAGAGCTCTTAAAGCTGCTCAGGAACTGTTAAACACTCCAGATGAGGATTCCGCTCAAGCTCACGATAACACTAATGAAAACAATGCAATTAGTGACGAAGC TAATGCCAACATGAAATTCCGAAATTATGTTCCTCATGATAAGCAGCTTCAGGGGGGAAAGCTTGTTCCACCGGTGCTGCCAAAGTTTGAAGACCCTGTTGCAGCAGTACCTCCTCTATCAGAGAAGAAAGAG GACCCATTTGTGAATATTGCTCCTAAAAAACCAAACTGGGAACTTCGCAGGGATGTGCAGAAGAGGCTTGATAAGCTTGAAAAGCGAACACAAAAGGCAATGCTTAAACTTATGG caGGGGAACAAGAGAAGCAAAAGCAATTGGATAGAGATGGCGGAAATGGTGGAGAAGACTAG
- the LOC103455711 gene encoding uncharacterized protein isoform X2 has translation MLSCGRLCLSIPVSTSFVSPPSSQILNSSIPFHSDSVNSALQRRRRRVRGLLFVFSGEAMAVEEDSVEQVLAARQERLRALKAAQELLNTPDEDSAQAHDNTNENNAISDEANANMKFRNYVPHDKQLQGGKLVPPVLPKFEDPVAAVPPLSEKKEDPFVNIAPKKPNWELRRDVQKRLDKLEKRTQKAMLKLMGEQEKQKQLDRDGGNGGED, from the exons ATGCTGTCCTGTGGTCGGCTGTGTCTTTCTATTCCAGTCTCCACCTCTTTTgtttctcctccttcctctcaaattctcaattcttCCATTCCATTCCACAGTGACAGTGTTAACAGTGCATTGCAGCGCCGCAGACGACGAGTCCGGGGCCttctcttcgtcttctccg GTGAAGCAATGGCCGTTGAAGAGGACTCCGTTGAACAAGTACTTGCAGCGCGTCAAGAGAGGCTAAGAGCTCTTAAAGCTGCTCAGGAACTGTTAAACACTCCAGATGAGGATTCCGCTCAAGCTCACGATAACACTAATGAAAACAATGCAATTAGTGACGAAGC TAATGCCAACATGAAATTCCGAAATTATGTTCCTCATGATAAGCAGCTTCAGGGGGGAAAGCTTGTTCCACCGGTGCTGCCAAAGTTTGAAGACCCTGTTGCAGCAGTACCTCCTCTATCAGAGAAGAAAGAG GACCCATTTGTGAATATTGCTCCTAAAAAACCAAACTGGGAACTTCGCAGGGATGTGCAGAAGAGGCTTGATAAGCTTGAAAAGCGAACACAAAAGGCAATGCTTAAACTTATGG GGGAACAAGAGAAGCAAAAGCAATTGGATAGAGATGGCGGAAATGGTGGAGAAGACTAG
- the LOC103455712 gene encoding uncharacterized protein isoform X2 — MEVGRKEVIDGAEADAYAAQQAAVELELARKRCRFVIGRIEGLPAPTNIKRTLLKLVDSELIFLSRSSSAASSSTSSTPLTNIKSVNIGHIEAVVHILRQPFITGVSRVCKPIPFSTLAPVAQQTDPCVNHKHVHVDIVCTLHGNPVWIVVSDRNPKYITWTGFRSPSHHKSRGLKLRIQQLTAAARSAVALKPSSIILFFSYRNGLSSVICDRLKEEFGATEFRLDFPILDFDFDLSEEPGDWTNVLAARTFQQACVFEIKVNDPRDTVFSSESDVKDSCLGEVAAETYQDPSVSKEDTQFFPVFSSLISRMGIHSLDAKNVESVKLGRILGDGELINFDTTALIALISGISNGGTDKLLATPESELRQRFKGNYEFVIQQGCS, encoded by the exons ATGGAAGTCGGAAGAAAGGAAGTGATTGATGGAGCAGAAGCAGATGCATATGCAGCACAACAAGCAGCAGTGGAATTGGAATTGGCAAGGAAGAGATGCAGATTTGTGATAGGGCGGATTGAGGGATTGCCAGCTCCTACCAACATCAAACGCACTCTTCTCAAACTGGTTGACTCCGAACTCATTTTTCTCTCCCGCTCCTCCTCCGCCGCCTCCTCCTCCACTTCTTCAACTCCCCTCACCAACATCAAGAG TGTCAATATCGGACACATCGAGGCAGTTGTTCACATTCTCCGGCAGCCCTTCATTACTGGGGTTTCTCGCGTTTGCAAGCCAATCCCTTTCTCAACCTTAGCCCCAGTTGCACAGCAAACCGACCCTTGTGTCAACCACAAACACGTCCATGTTGATATAGTTTGCACACTCCATGGGAACCCTGTCTGGATTGTTGTCTCCGACAGGAACCCTAAATACATTACTTGGACTGGCTTCCGATCCCCTTCCCATCATAAGAGTAGGGGCTTAAAATTGCGTATTCAGCAACTCACTGCTGCTGCCCGCTCTGCTGTGGCACTCAAACCTTCCTCGATTATTCTTTTCTTCTCATACCGAAACGGTCTTAGCAGCGTTATTTGTGATAGACTAAAAGAGGAGTTTGGGGCAACTGAGTTTCGATTGGATTTTCCTATTTTAgactttgattttgatttatCCGAGGAACCTGGTGACTGGACTAATGTACTTGCCGCAAGAACGTTTCAACAGGCTTGTGTATTTGAAATAAAGGTTAATGATCCAAGGGACACTGTTTTCAGTTCAGAATCTGATGTCAAGGACTCATGCCTGGGAGAGGTGGCTGCTGAGACTTACCAGGATCCGTCTGTCTCAAAGGAGGACACTCAATTTTTCCCTGTTTTCTCTTCTCTGATTTCAAGAATGGGAATTCACTCATTGGATGCAAAAAATGTGGAATCTGTGAAACTGGGGCGTATTCTGGGTGATGGTGAACTTATTAACTTTGATACAACTGCTTTGATTGCTCTTATATCGGGTATTAGTAATGGTGGTACAGACAAGCTTTTGGCTACTCCAGAAAGTGAATTGAGGCAGCGGTTTAAGGGTAACTACGAGTTTGTGATTCAACAG GGTTGTTCCTGA
- the LOC103455712 gene encoding uncharacterized protein isoform X1, with product MEVGRKEVIDGAEADAYAAQQAAVELELARKRCRFVIGRIEGLPAPTNIKRTLLKLVDSELIFLSRSSSAASSSTSSTPLTNIKSVNIGHIEAVVHILRQPFITGVSRVCKPIPFSTLAPVAQQTDPCVNHKHVHVDIVCTLHGNPVWIVVSDRNPKYITWTGFRSPSHHKSRGLKLRIQQLTAAARSAVALKPSSIILFFSYRNGLSSVICDRLKEEFGATEFRLDFPILDFDFDLSEEPGDWTNVLAARTFQQACVFEIKVNDPRDTVFSSESDVKDSCLGEVAAETYQDPSVSKEDTQFFPVFSSLISRMGIHSLDAKNVESVKLGRILGDGELINFDTTALIALISGISNGGTDKLLATPESELRQRFKGNYEFVIQQVMSEIQNPILVELGRAMSGKRGIICESVLLEFKELAFMCGGPNENLRASHLLKYLTVVPDSPSERMMSLPTTRKLALKNKVVFGTGDSWCAPTVTANMAFVRAISQTGMSLFTIEHRPRALTGD from the exons ATGGAAGTCGGAAGAAAGGAAGTGATTGATGGAGCAGAAGCAGATGCATATGCAGCACAACAAGCAGCAGTGGAATTGGAATTGGCAAGGAAGAGATGCAGATTTGTGATAGGGCGGATTGAGGGATTGCCAGCTCCTACCAACATCAAACGCACTCTTCTCAAACTGGTTGACTCCGAACTCATTTTTCTCTCCCGCTCCTCCTCCGCCGCCTCCTCCTCCACTTCTTCAACTCCCCTCACCAACATCAAGAG TGTCAATATCGGACACATCGAGGCAGTTGTTCACATTCTCCGGCAGCCCTTCATTACTGGGGTTTCTCGCGTTTGCAAGCCAATCCCTTTCTCAACCTTAGCCCCAGTTGCACAGCAAACCGACCCTTGTGTCAACCACAAACACGTCCATGTTGATATAGTTTGCACACTCCATGGGAACCCTGTCTGGATTGTTGTCTCCGACAGGAACCCTAAATACATTACTTGGACTGGCTTCCGATCCCCTTCCCATCATAAGAGTAGGGGCTTAAAATTGCGTATTCAGCAACTCACTGCTGCTGCCCGCTCTGCTGTGGCACTCAAACCTTCCTCGATTATTCTTTTCTTCTCATACCGAAACGGTCTTAGCAGCGTTATTTGTGATAGACTAAAAGAGGAGTTTGGGGCAACTGAGTTTCGATTGGATTTTCCTATTTTAgactttgattttgatttatCCGAGGAACCTGGTGACTGGACTAATGTACTTGCCGCAAGAACGTTTCAACAGGCTTGTGTATTTGAAATAAAGGTTAATGATCCAAGGGACACTGTTTTCAGTTCAGAATCTGATGTCAAGGACTCATGCCTGGGAGAGGTGGCTGCTGAGACTTACCAGGATCCGTCTGTCTCAAAGGAGGACACTCAATTTTTCCCTGTTTTCTCTTCTCTGATTTCAAGAATGGGAATTCACTCATTGGATGCAAAAAATGTGGAATCTGTGAAACTGGGGCGTATTCTGGGTGATGGTGAACTTATTAACTTTGATACAACTGCTTTGATTGCTCTTATATCGGGTATTAGTAATGGTGGTACAGACAAGCTTTTGGCTACTCCAGAAAGTGAATTGAGGCAGCGGTTTAAGGGTAACTACGAGTTTGTGATTCAACAG GTGATGTCTGAGATTCAGAATCCAATTCTTGTTGAACTTGGTCGCGCAATGTCTGGAAAGAGAGGCATAATCTGTGAAAGTGTCCTTTTGGAGTTCAAAGAGTTAGCATTTATGTGTGGTGGGCCCAATGAGAACTTGAGAGCTAGCCATTTGCTAAAGTATCTTAC GGTTGTTCCTGATAGTCCCTCTGAACGCATGATGAGCCTTCCAACCACTAGAAAACTGGCTTTGAAGAATAAGGTTGTTTTTGGTACTGGTGATTCCTGGTGTGCTCCAACTGTAACGGCAAATATGGCATTTGTTAGAGCAATTTCACAAACTGGGATGTCCTTGTTTACGATTGAGCACAGACCGCGGGCTTTGACTGGTGATTAG